From the Scophthalmus maximus strain ysfricsl-2021 chromosome 11, ASM2237912v1, whole genome shotgun sequence genome, one window contains:
- the thyn1 gene encoding thymocyte nuclear protein 1 → MPPKKRARVAKRSAKTDKGAAEGETSSSGGRRRKAAAAAETGGKEESSESPASPQHCRWLMKSEPESRFENGLDLKFGIEDLKAAPDQTSCWDGVRNYQARNFMRQMKEGQVAFFYHSNCKEPGIAGIMEIVKEAYVDHTQFDKKDVHYDATSKPDNPKWSMVDVQYQRMTKRYLPLSELKNYHLQHRAKGGPLKDMALFTRARLSVQPLTTEEFDFVLSLEDKEPL, encoded by the exons ATGCCACCCAAGAAAAGGGCCAGAGTGGCTAAAAGATCTGCAAAGACAG ACAAAGGTGCCGCCGAAGGGGAAACGAGCTCCTCTGGTggtaggaggaggaaggctgcagctgctgctgagactggagggaaagaggagagttCAGAGTCACCTGCTTCTCCACAGCACTGTCGCTGGCTGATGAAGTCTGAGCCCGAGAGTCGCTTCGAGAATGGGCTCGACCTGAAG TTTGGGATCGAGGATCTGAAGGCTGCTCCTGATCAGACCAGCTGCTGGGATGGCGTCCGCAATTATCAG GCACGCAATTTTATGAGGCAGATGAAAGAAGGGCAAGTGGCTTTCTTTTACCACAGCAACTGCAAGGAACCAGGGATCGCAGGAATCATGGAG ATTGTGAAGGAAGCGTATGTGGACCACACTCAGTTCGACAAGAAAGATGTCCATTATGATGCAACCAGCAAACCTGACAACCCAAAGTGGAGCATG gtAGATGTCCAGTATCAAAGAATGACGAAGCGTTATCTTCCCCTGTCTGAGCTCAAAAACTACCACCTGCAGCATCGCGCCAAGGGAGGGCCTCTGAAGGACATGGCCCTTTTTACAAGGGCCAGGCTCTCTGTCCAGCCCCTCACCACTG aggAGTTTGACTTTGTCCTGAGTTTGGAGGACAAAGAGCCACTGTGA
- the acad8 gene encoding isobutyryl-CoA dehydrogenase, mitochondrial: MAAALGPLTRVFRLSSSICRIHRLLPTRSSQRRGIASCVDPAHGLTDEQKEFQKVAFDFAANEMAPHMAEWDQKEIFPVETMRKAAQLGFGGIYVQPDVGGSGLSRLDTSVIFEALSTGCVSTTAYISIHNMCAWMIDTFGNNEQREKFCPDLCSMEKFASYCLTEPGSGSDAASLLTSAQQKGDHYILNGSKAFISGGGDTDVYVVMCRTGGKGPKGISCLVVEKGTPGLSFGKKEKKVGWNSQPTRAVIFEDCAVPVTNLLGEEGQGFSIAMKGLNGGRINIASCSLGAAHACVQLARDHLLVRKQFGETLSNNQFLQFKLAEMATKLVASRLLVREAATALQENRTDAVSLCAMAKLFATDECFDICNQALQMHGGYGYLKDYAVQQFVRDIRVHQILEGTNEVMRMIISRNLLTES, from the exons ATGGCGGCGGCGCTGGGACCTCTGACCAGAGTCTTCAGactgagcagcagcatctgcagGATCCACAGACTGCTGCCGACCAGGAGTTCACAGAGGCGAGGGATAGCCTCGTGTGTCGACC CCGCTCACGGACTCACAGATGAACAGAAGGAGTTCCAGAAAGTGGCCTTTGACTTTGCAGCCAATGAAATGGCTCCGCACATGGCAGAGTGGGACCAAAAG GAGATATTTCCAGTAGAGACGATGCGTAAAGCAGCCCAGCTGGGGTTTGGTGGGATCTATGTTCAGCCAGATGTCGGCGGATCAGGTCTTTCTCGGCTGGACACGTCAGTCATCTTTGAGGCTTTATCCACAGGATGTGTCAGCACCACGGCCTACATCAGCATCCACAA caTGTGCGCCTGGATGATTGACACTTTTGGCAACAACGAGCAGAGGGAGAAGTTCTGTCCTGATCTCTGCTCCATGGAAAAGTTTGCTTCCTATTGTCTCACTGAACCAG GCAGCGGCAGTGATGCTGCTTCACTTCTGACCTCTGCACAGCAGAAAGGTGACCACTACATCTTGAATGGCTCTAAG GCCTTCATcagcggaggaggagacacGGACGTTTATGTTGTGATGTGCAGAACAGGAGGTAAAGGGCCTAAAGGCATCTCTTGTCTGGTGGTGGAGAAGGGAACCCCCGGCCTTAGttttggcaaaaaagaaaaaaag GTGGGGTGGAACTCTCAGCCGACCAGGGCGGTGATATTTGAGGACTGTGCAGTTCCGGTGACCAACCTGCTCGGTGAGGAAGGACAAGGTTTCAGCATCGCCATGAAAGGCCTCAACGGAGGCAGGATTAATATTG CTTCCTGTTCACTTGGGGCGGCACATGCCTGTGTACAGCTGGCGAGGGATCACCTGTTGGTGCGCAAACAGTTTGGAGAGACGCTCTCCAACAACCAA TTTCTTCAGTTCAAACTGGCAGAAATGGCCACCAAGTTGGTTGCGTCTCGTCTCCTGGTGCGTGAAGCTGCGACAGCGCTGCAGGAGAACCGGACCGACGCGGTTTCCCTCTGCGCCATGGCCAAGCTCTTTGCCACAGACGAGTGCTTTGAC ATCTGCAACCAGGCGCTTCAGATGCACGGGGGCTACGGTTACCTCAAAGACTACGCGGTGCAGCAGTTTGTCCGTGACATTAGGGTACATCAGATCCTTGAGG GGACAAACGAGGTGATGAGGATGATTATTTCTCGAAATCTTCTGACGGAGTCGTGA
- the esamb gene encoding endothelial cell-selective adhesion molecule isoform X2, protein MEARSRLRAVLVLLWIFRGDSHKVEIPRKEIEVVKGEMVVLHAWYSPKSDISRNSVIWNFIGNKSGQVINFSSGEVGLGQSEFTTRVGFSVAMPSANLSIYINNTQESDSGRYVCSVLIPRHNGLYGEIHLNVKVPPSPPVCTMTGNPVVKGNVTLSCKSSHGKPVPQYKWTKAAPMSEVFFSPMQNERHGTLRLSNLTKNMSGKYVCRASNTAGSDSCSINLEVITSSNAGMIAAATLGSVVGLMAMVLFLIFILRRNRDTEEEMANEIKEDAQAPKRVSWAKSNTGSDIVSKNGTLSSITTSPRPRDPHQPNFHYPYSPIPTSDAGSVINAYHLRPGEANTLQGLPGYNMGGTPSRKHKRPQSTNGGPAQVPRSPVVTLPNRTEGAQPQVPPPPPPPVTLSPQMSSSTLTRMGAVAVMVPAQSQAGSLV, encoded by the exons gTGACAGCCACAAGGTGGAGATCCCCAGAAAGGAGATCGAGGTGGTGAAAGGGGAGATGGTGGTGTTACACGCCTGGTACAGCCCCAAATCCGACATTTCCAGGAACTCTGTCATTTGGAATTTCATTGGGAATAAGTCGGGGCAG GTGATAAACTTCAGCTCAGGTGAGGTCGGGCTCGGCCAGAGCGAGTTCACCACGAGGGTGGGCTTCAGTGTGGCCATGCCCTCGGCGAACCTCTCCATCTACATCAACAACACCCAGGAGTCGGACTCTGGACGCTATGTCTGCAGTGTCCTCATCCCCAGACATAATGGCCTTTACGGAGAGATACACCTTAATGTCAAAG tccctccctctcccccagtGTGCACCATGACAGGAAACCCCGTGGTGAAGGGCAACGTGACTCTGAGCTGTAAGTCCAGTCACGGAAAACCCGTCCCACAGTACAAATGGACCAAGGCTGCACCCATGTCCGAGGTATTCTTCTCGCCGATGCAGA ATGAGCGACACGGCACCCTCCGGCTGAGCAACCTCACCAAAAACATGTCGGGGAAGTACGTCTGCCGGGCCAGCAACACCGCCGGCTCCGACAGCTGCTCCATTAACCTGGAAGTTATCACCT CTTCCAACGCAGGCATGATTGCGGCAGCCACACTGGGCTCAGTCGTGGGACTCATGGCCATGGTGCTGTTCCTCATATTCATACTGAGGAGGAATCGGgacactgaggaggagatggCCAATGAGATCAA AGAGGACGCTCAGGCGCCAAAGCGAGTGTCATGGGCAAAGAGTAACACCGGCTCCGACATCGTGTCCAAGAACGGAACGCTGTCCTCCATAACCACCAGTCCTCGACCGCGAGACCCACATCAACCCAACTTCCACTACCCATACTCGCCCATCCCCACTTCAGACGCAGGCTCGGTGATCAACGCCTACCACTTGCGACCCGGAGAAGCCAACACCTTGCAGGGACTTCCTGGTTACAACATGGGAGGTACTCCTTCACGAAAACACAAGCGGCCTCAGAGCACCAACGGGGGCCCCGCGCAGGTCCCCAGGAGCCCTGTGGTCACCCTCCCCAACAGGACTGAGGGGGCTCAGCCTCaggtgccgccgccgccgccaccgccggtCACCTTGTCCCCACAAATGAGCTCCTCCACTCTGACGCGCATGGGGGCCGTCGCCGTCATGGTGCCGGCTCAAAGCCAAGCCGGCTCGCTGGTGTAG
- the esamb gene encoding endothelial cell-selective adhesion molecule isoform X3, whose amino-acid sequence MRRPGAPPDSLFFLDIRDSHKVEIPRKEIEVVKGEMVVLHAWYSPKSDISRNSVIWNFIGNKSGQVINFSSGEVGLGQSEFTTRVGFSVAMPSANLSIYINNTQESDSGRYVCSVLIPRHNGLYGEIHLNVKVPPSPPVCTMTGNPVVKGNVTLSCKSSHGKPVPQYKWTKAAPMSEVFFSPMQNERHGTLRLSNLTKNMSGKYVCRASNTAGSDSCSINLEVITSSNAGMIAAATLGSVVGLMAMVLFLIFILRRNRDTEEEMANEIKEDAQAPKRVSWAKSNTGSDIVSKNGTLSSITTSPRPRDPHQPNFHYPYSPIPTSDAGSVINAYHLRPGEANTLQGLPGYNMGGTPSRKHKRPQSTNGGPAQVPRSPVVTLPNRTEGAQPQVPPPPPPPVTLSPQMSSSTLTRMGAVAVMVPAQSQAGSLV is encoded by the exons atgAGGCGACCAGGGGCGCCCCCAgattctctgttttttcttgacATTC gTGACAGCCACAAGGTGGAGATCCCCAGAAAGGAGATCGAGGTGGTGAAAGGGGAGATGGTGGTGTTACACGCCTGGTACAGCCCCAAATCCGACATTTCCAGGAACTCTGTCATTTGGAATTTCATTGGGAATAAGTCGGGGCAG GTGATAAACTTCAGCTCAGGTGAGGTCGGGCTCGGCCAGAGCGAGTTCACCACGAGGGTGGGCTTCAGTGTGGCCATGCCCTCGGCGAACCTCTCCATCTACATCAACAACACCCAGGAGTCGGACTCTGGACGCTATGTCTGCAGTGTCCTCATCCCCAGACATAATGGCCTTTACGGAGAGATACACCTTAATGTCAAAG tccctccctctcccccagtGTGCACCATGACAGGAAACCCCGTGGTGAAGGGCAACGTGACTCTGAGCTGTAAGTCCAGTCACGGAAAACCCGTCCCACAGTACAAATGGACCAAGGCTGCACCCATGTCCGAGGTATTCTTCTCGCCGATGCAGA ATGAGCGACACGGCACCCTCCGGCTGAGCAACCTCACCAAAAACATGTCGGGGAAGTACGTCTGCCGGGCCAGCAACACCGCCGGCTCCGACAGCTGCTCCATTAACCTGGAAGTTATCACCT CTTCCAACGCAGGCATGATTGCGGCAGCCACACTGGGCTCAGTCGTGGGACTCATGGCCATGGTGCTGTTCCTCATATTCATACTGAGGAGGAATCGGgacactgaggaggagatggCCAATGAGATCAA AGAGGACGCTCAGGCGCCAAAGCGAGTGTCATGGGCAAAGAGTAACACCGGCTCCGACATCGTGTCCAAGAACGGAACGCTGTCCTCCATAACCACCAGTCCTCGACCGCGAGACCCACATCAACCCAACTTCCACTACCCATACTCGCCCATCCCCACTTCAGACGCAGGCTCGGTGATCAACGCCTACCACTTGCGACCCGGAGAAGCCAACACCTTGCAGGGACTTCCTGGTTACAACATGGGAGGTACTCCTTCACGAAAACACAAGCGGCCTCAGAGCACCAACGGGGGCCCCGCGCAGGTCCCCAGGAGCCCTGTGGTCACCCTCCCCAACAGGACTGAGGGGGCTCAGCCTCaggtgccgccgccgccgccaccgccggtCACCTTGTCCCCACAAATGAGCTCCTCCACTCTGACGCGCATGGGGGCCGTCGCCGTCATGGTGCCGGCTCAAAGCCAAGCCGGCTCGCTGGTGTAG